Proteins encoded in a region of the Salifodinibacter halophilus genome:
- a CDS encoding competence/damage-inducible protein A, producing the protein RELGVVAERFGVGVGSYPNSGGPTRIKLTGGDPAALDEAMAWFRANATVDLYESESAVEAARDGRTGSESPEN; encoded by the coding sequence CCCGCGAACTCGGCGTCGTCGCCGAGCGCTTCGGCGTGGGCGTCGGGAGCTATCCCAACAGCGGCGGGCCGACGCGAATCAAACTCACCGGCGGCGACCCGGCGGCCCTCGACGAGGCGATGGCGTGGTTCCGGGCGAACGCGACCGTGGACCTCTACGAGAGCGAATCGGCGGTCGAAGCGGCGCGCGATGGAAGAACGGGAAGTGAGTCTCCCGAGAACTGA